The Vigna unguiculata cultivar IT97K-499-35 chromosome 6, ASM411807v1, whole genome shotgun sequence genome contains a region encoding:
- the LOC114188292 gene encoding guanosine deaminase-like, translated as MGMDILSPFSPGKGQLKFLIANKRNVFILQACKKLNQIELSDCEIFTSCEPCPMCFGAIHLARIKRLVYGAKAEAGIAIGFDDFIADALRGTGFYQKATLEIKRADGNEAVIAEEVFEKTKTKFQMY; from the exons ATGGGAATGGACATCCTTAGCCCCTTCTCACCTGGCAAGGGGCAACtgaaattcctaatt GCTAACAAAAGAAATGTTTTCATTTTACAGGCATGTAAGAAGCTTAACCAAATAGAACTTTCAGACTGTGAAATATTTACTTCCTGTGAGCCTTGCCCCATGTGCTTTGGTGCAATCCACCTTGCTCGAATTAAG AGGTTAGTTTATGGAGCAAAGGCTGAGGCAGGAATTGCTATTGGGTTTGATGATTTTATTGCAGATGCACTGCGAGGTACTGGATTCTATCAGAAAGCAACACTGGAAATCAAAAGAGCTGATGGTAATGAGGCCGTGATTGCTGAAGAGGTCTTCGAGAAAACAAAGACAAAATTCCAAATGTATTAG